The Streptomyces camelliae genome window below encodes:
- a CDS encoding tyrosine-type recombinase/integrase, translating into MAEEKKKRTRQPNGRSSIYFGKDGKWHGRVTVGVRDDGTPDRRHVERKTKAEVADAVRELEKQRDAKTVKKPGKAWTVKTWLTHWVENVAPLAVNDNTMVGYGVAVRKHLIPGLGAHRLDRLKPEHIEAFYAKMQANGSKPATAHQVHRTFRTALNEAVRRGHLGKNPVQLAKAPKTGEYEAEPYTVQEVQRLLKAAEQHRNSARWAVALALGLRQGEVLGLKWEDMDLEGGFLVVRRSRHRPQFAHGCAEPCGRKAAGYCPQRRRTNPELSTTKSRAGRRAVGLPEQLVDLLRAHLKAQEAERTAAGKRWEENGLVFPDEYGRSPSHRRDWTEWKDLLAEAKVRDGRLHDARHTAATVLLILGVPERAVMGLMGWSSTAMAARYQHMVDAVRTDIARQVDGLIWKPETDRPDDDGAAGVLLPAD; encoded by the coding sequence GTGGCAGAGGAAAAGAAGAAGCGGACCCGACAGCCCAACGGCCGTAGTTCGATCTACTTCGGCAAGGACGGCAAATGGCACGGCCGCGTCACCGTCGGCGTCCGCGACGACGGCACACCGGACCGCCGCCACGTCGAACGCAAGACCAAGGCCGAAGTGGCGGACGCTGTCCGAGAGCTGGAGAAACAGCGCGACGCCAAGACAGTGAAGAAGCCCGGCAAAGCGTGGACGGTCAAGACATGGCTGACGCATTGGGTTGAGAACGTCGCACCCCTCGCCGTCAACGACAACACGATGGTCGGGTACGGCGTTGCGGTCCGGAAGCACCTCATCCCCGGCTTGGGTGCCCACCGTCTCGACAGGCTCAAGCCCGAGCACATCGAGGCGTTCTACGCCAAGATGCAGGCCAACGGCAGCAAGCCCGCGACTGCTCACCAGGTGCACCGCACATTCCGCACTGCCCTCAACGAGGCCGTCCGGCGCGGACATCTCGGCAAGAACCCCGTTCAGTTGGCCAAGGCGCCAAAGACGGGGGAGTACGAGGCGGAGCCCTACACCGTCCAAGAGGTACAGCGATTGCTGAAGGCCGCTGAACAGCATCGCAACTCCGCACGGTGGGCAGTGGCCCTCGCCCTCGGACTGCGTCAAGGGGAGGTACTGGGGCTGAAGTGGGAGGACATGGACCTTGAGGGTGGGTTCCTGGTTGTCCGGCGTAGTCGCCATCGGCCGCAGTTCGCCCACGGGTGTGCGGAGCCCTGCGGACGCAAGGCCGCCGGGTACTGCCCGCAGAGGCGACGAACCAACCCGGAATTGTCCACCACCAAGTCGCGTGCCGGCCGTCGCGCGGTCGGTCTCCCCGAACAGCTCGTTGACCTACTCCGTGCGCACCTCAAGGCGCAGGAAGCGGAGCGCACGGCGGCCGGGAAGCGCTGGGAGGAGAACGGCTTGGTCTTCCCGGATGAGTACGGCCGTAGCCCATCCCACCGCCGAGACTGGACCGAGTGGAAGGATCTTCTGGCAGAGGCGAAGGTACGGGACGGGCGCCTGCACGACGCGCGCCACACGGCCGCCACGGTGCTGCTCATCCTCGGTGTTCCCGAGCGGGCCGTCATGGGCCTCATGGGTTGGTCGAGCACAGCCATGGCCGCCCGCTATCAACACATGGTGGACGCGGTGCGGACGGACATCGCGAGGCAGGTGGACGGCCTGATCTGGAAGCCCGAGACGGACCGGCCGGACGATGACGGTGCGGCTGGAGTACTCCTGCCAGCCGATTGA
- a CDS encoding YfjI family protein, with product MTPQSVDGDLWAGLPALEEPPGEDAAPDVWEAPIPLTGGRERPPFPAHVLPAWLGEFVTAVSEETQTPVDLAGSIALAVLATAAGGRSVVHVRGNWREPTNVYTVVALPPANRKSAVFTLLTNPLYEAEKQLKTAMQPVIVEAELTARLAKEAADKAAAKAASADGDKRDEMVATAVGLAQTADTLTVPAEPVLLADDSTPETVTSLMAEQGGRLSVMSAEGGIFDIIAGRYSGAPNMEVFLKGHAGDRLRVNRQTRREYIDAPALTIGLAVQPDVLRDIGKVKGFEGRGLLARFLYSLPVSTVGDREVITDPVPEQTAATYTARVIDLTLSLAEWTDPAIIQLAPEADAALIAYQKRIEPQLRARGGKLGHISNWAGKLAGATARMAALLHLAEHGGNGYAHPVTTATMRAAIELGEYYTAHALAVFDVMGADPVVSRARSVLDVLRDKGWEDVKRRDVFSALSRSEFPNVADLEPALALLEDHGYLRSYQPAPTGKRGRPPAPRLIAHPSLRHGGR from the coding sequence ATGACTCCACAGTCTGTGGATGGCGACCTGTGGGCGGGACTGCCCGCCCTGGAAGAACCGCCCGGCGAGGACGCGGCACCGGACGTGTGGGAGGCCCCCATTCCCCTCACCGGCGGCCGTGAGCGTCCGCCGTTCCCCGCCCACGTCCTCCCCGCCTGGTTGGGGGAGTTCGTGACGGCCGTATCGGAAGAGACGCAGACCCCGGTGGACCTCGCCGGATCGATCGCCCTCGCCGTGCTCGCCACGGCGGCCGGCGGCCGGTCGGTGGTCCACGTACGCGGCAACTGGCGTGAGCCGACCAACGTCTACACGGTGGTCGCGCTCCCGCCCGCCAACCGCAAGTCCGCCGTCTTCACGCTGCTGACCAACCCCCTCTATGAGGCGGAGAAACAGCTCAAGACGGCCATGCAGCCCGTGATCGTGGAAGCGGAGCTGACGGCACGGTTGGCCAAGGAAGCGGCGGACAAGGCCGCCGCCAAGGCCGCGTCCGCCGACGGCGACAAGCGCGATGAGATGGTGGCCACCGCCGTGGGCCTCGCGCAGACCGCCGACACACTCACCGTCCCCGCCGAACCGGTCCTGTTGGCGGACGACTCGACGCCCGAGACGGTCACCTCGCTCATGGCGGAACAGGGCGGACGGCTGTCCGTGATGAGCGCCGAGGGCGGCATCTTCGACATCATCGCCGGCCGCTACTCCGGTGCCCCCAACATGGAAGTCTTCCTCAAGGGGCATGCCGGGGATCGGCTGAGGGTGAACCGGCAGACCCGCCGCGAGTACATCGACGCGCCCGCGCTGACCATCGGCCTCGCCGTGCAGCCGGACGTGCTGCGGGACATCGGGAAGGTGAAGGGGTTCGAGGGGCGCGGACTGCTGGCCCGCTTCCTGTACTCCCTGCCGGTGTCCACGGTCGGTGACCGCGAGGTCATCACCGACCCGGTCCCCGAACAGACGGCCGCCACCTATACCGCCCGGGTCATCGACCTCACCTTGTCCCTGGCGGAGTGGACGGACCCGGCCATCATCCAGCTCGCCCCGGAAGCGGACGCGGCATTGATCGCGTATCAGAAGCGCATCGAACCGCAGCTCAGGGCACGCGGCGGCAAGCTGGGCCACATCTCCAACTGGGCCGGAAAGCTGGCCGGGGCGACCGCCCGCATGGCCGCGCTGCTGCACCTCGCCGAACACGGCGGCAACGGCTACGCCCACCCCGTCACCACCGCCACCATGCGCGCGGCGATCGAGCTGGGGGAGTACTACACCGCCCACGCCCTGGCCGTGTTCGACGTCATGGGCGCGGACCCTGTCGTGTCCCGCGCCCGCAGCGTCCTGGACGTGCTGAGGGACAAGGGATGGGAGGACGTCAAACGACGGGACGTCTTCAGCGCCCTCTCCCGCAGCGAGTTCCCCAACGTCGCCGACCTGGAACCGGCCCTCGCGCTACTGGAAGACCACGGATACCTGCGGTCCTACCAACCCGCGCCCACCGGCAAGCGCGGACGCCCGCCGGCGCCCCGCCTTATCGCCCACCCGTCCCTGCGCCACGGCGGCCGGTGA
- a CDS encoding excisionase family DNA-binding protein, whose product MDEHTTLLAAPAEDPTLVLLEVKEAARRLRIGRTTCYGLIRSGELESVMVGSLRRVPVDAISEYVTHLRTTQRAA is encoded by the coding sequence GTGGACGAACACACCACCCTCCTCGCCGCCCCCGCCGAAGACCCGACTCTTGTCCTCCTCGAAGTCAAAGAGGCCGCCCGCCGACTCCGCATCGGCCGGACCACCTGCTACGGGCTCATCCGCTCTGGCGAACTGGAGTCCGTGATGGTCGGGAGCCTTCGCCGAGTCCCGGTCGACGCCATATCCGAGTACGTCACCCATCTCCGTACCACCCAACGCGCCGCTTGA
- a CDS encoding MFS transporter, giving the protein MTALEPRDADVVTEAAETDDREGVLSRSYRALSVGIVSVVLLIAFEATAVGTAMPVAARELDGVALYAFAFSGYFTTSLFGMVLSGQWSDRRGPLGPLSAGIAGFAAGLVIAGTAQVMWVFILGRAVQGLGGGLVIVALYVVVGRAYPERLRPAIMAAFAAGWVVPSIVGPLASGAVTEHLGWRWVFLGIPALVVLPLALALPQIRRRASGPVQTDTGTGSFDRRRIRLALWISLGAGLLQYAAQDLRPLAALPALAGAALLVPAALGLLPRGTYRAARGLPSVVLLRGLSAGSFVAAESFVPLMLVTQRGLSPMLAGFSLAAGGLTWALGSFVQSRPRMAPYRERLMTVGMVLVAAAIATAPSVLVHSVPVWTVAVAWAFGCLGMGLVISSTSVLLLRLSAPEEAGTNSAALQISDALSNVVLLATTGAAFAALGGGSTVTTTATTTDGTHPTAFAAVFLPMAGVALVGAWVTRRLRER; this is encoded by the coding sequence ATGACCGCCCTGGAGCCCCGCGACGCCGATGTCGTGACCGAAGCCGCCGAGACCGATGACAGAGAAGGTGTGCTGAGCCGGTCGTACCGGGCGCTCAGTGTCGGGATCGTCTCCGTCGTGCTGCTCATCGCGTTCGAGGCGACGGCCGTGGGGACCGCGATGCCGGTTGCCGCGCGGGAGCTGGACGGGGTGGCGCTGTACGCGTTCGCGTTCTCCGGGTATTTCACGACCAGCCTGTTCGGCATGGTGCTGTCGGGGCAGTGGTCGGACCGGCGCGGTCCGCTCGGCCCGTTGAGCGCGGGCATCGCGGGCTTCGCCGCCGGCCTCGTCATCGCCGGCACCGCCCAGGTGATGTGGGTGTTCATCCTGGGCCGGGCGGTGCAGGGGCTCGGCGGGGGTCTCGTCATCGTGGCGCTGTACGTCGTCGTCGGCCGCGCCTACCCCGAGCGGTTGCGGCCGGCGATCATGGCGGCCTTCGCGGCGGGCTGGGTGGTCCCCTCGATCGTCGGCCCCCTCGCCTCCGGCGCCGTCACCGAACACCTCGGCTGGCGCTGGGTCTTCCTCGGCATACCCGCCCTCGTCGTCCTCCCGCTCGCCCTCGCCCTGCCGCAGATACGCCGCCGGGCGTCCGGACCGGTCCAGACCGACACGGGTACCGGTTCATTCGACCGGCGGCGCATCCGGCTCGCCCTGTGGATCTCGCTCGGCGCCGGGCTGCTCCAGTACGCCGCCCAGGATCTGCGCCCCCTCGCCGCGCTCCCCGCACTCGCCGGTGCCGCGCTGCTCGTGCCCGCCGCCCTCGGCCTCCTCCCGCGCGGCACCTACCGCGCCGCCCGCGGTCTGCCCTCCGTCGTCCTGCTGCGCGGACTGTCCGCCGGTTCCTTCGTCGCCGCCGAGTCCTTCGTCCCGCTGATGCTCGTCACCCAGCGCGGGTTGTCGCCGATGCTCGCCGGGTTCTCGCTGGCGGCCGGCGGGCTGACTTGGGCGCTGGGCTCGTTCGTGCAGTCCCGGCCGCGCATGGCGCCGTACCGGGAGCGGCTGATGACCGTCGGGATGGTGCTGGTCGCCGCCGCGATCGCCACCGCGCCCAGTGTGCTCGTGCATTCCGTGCCGGTCTGGACCGTCGCCGTCGCCTGGGCCTTCGGCTGTCTCGGCATGGGCCTGGTGATCTCCTCCACCAGCGTGCTCCTGCTCCGGCTGTCCGCCCCGGAGGAGGCCGGCACCAACTCCGCCGCGCTCCAGATCTCCGACGCCCTCTCCAACGTCGTCCTCCTCGCCACCACCGGCGCCGCCTTCGCGGCCCTGGGCGGCGGCAGCACGGTCACCACCACGGCCACGACCACCGACGGAACCCACCCCACCGCCTTCGCGGCCGTCTTCCTGCCGATGGCGGGGGTGGCGCTGGTGGGGGCCTGGGTGACCCGGCGGCTGCGGGAGCGGTGA
- a CDS encoding DEAD/DEAH box helicase encodes MTTTAASSTHSHHLSPAFPGRAPWGTASRLRAWQQGAMEKYVQEQPRDFLAVATPGAGKTTFALTLASWLLHHHVVQQVTVVAPTEHLKKQWAEAAARIGIKLDPEYSAGPLGREYDGVAVTYAGVGVRPMLHRNRVEQRKTLVILDEIHHAGDSKSWGEACLEAFEPATRRLALTGTPFRSDTNPIPFVTYEEGADGIRRSAADYTYGYGNALADHVVRPVIFLSYSGNMRWRTKAGDEIAARLGEPMTKDAISQAWRTALDPRGEWMPSVLRAADQRLTEVRKAIPDAGALVIASDQDSARAYAKLIREITGSKATLVLSDDTGASKRIDDFSESNDRWMVAVRMVSEGVDVPRLAVGVYATTISTPLFFAQAVGRFVRSRRRGETASVFLPTVPDLLTFANEMEKERDHALDKPKKEGEEDPYAESEKEMEEANKQQDEDTGEQEQFSFEALESEAVFDRVLYDGAEFGMQAHPGSEEEQDYLGIPGLLEPDQVQLLLQKRQARQIAHSRKKPDAEADLLELPAERRPVVSHKEMMELRKRLNTLVSAYVHQSGKPHGVIHTELRRVCGGPPSAEATAGQLRQRIAKVQEWATRMR; translated from the coding sequence GTGACTACCACCGCCGCTTCCTCCACGCATTCCCATCACCTCTCGCCCGCCTTTCCCGGCCGGGCCCCCTGGGGTACCGCCAGCAGGCTGCGGGCCTGGCAGCAGGGGGCGATGGAGAAGTACGTCCAGGAGCAGCCGCGCGACTTCCTCGCCGTCGCCACGCCCGGCGCCGGCAAGACGACCTTCGCGCTGACGCTCGCCTCCTGGCTGCTGCACCACCACGTCGTGCAGCAGGTGACCGTGGTCGCGCCGACCGAGCACCTGAAGAAGCAGTGGGCCGAGGCCGCGGCCCGGATAGGGATCAAGCTCGACCCCGAGTACAGCGCCGGGCCGCTCGGCAGGGAGTACGACGGGGTCGCCGTCACCTACGCCGGTGTCGGCGTACGGCCCATGCTGCACCGCAACCGGGTGGAGCAGCGCAAGACCCTGGTGATCCTGGACGAGATCCACCACGCCGGTGACTCCAAGTCGTGGGGCGAGGCGTGTCTGGAGGCGTTCGAGCCGGCGACCCGGCGGCTCGCGCTGACCGGTACGCCGTTCCGTTCCGACACCAACCCGATCCCCTTCGTGACGTACGAGGAGGGGGCGGACGGGATCCGGCGGTCCGCCGCCGACTACACCTACGGCTACGGCAACGCCCTCGCCGACCATGTCGTCCGGCCCGTCATCTTCCTCTCCTACAGCGGCAACATGCGCTGGCGTACGAAGGCCGGTGACGAGATCGCCGCCCGGCTCGGCGAGCCGATGACCAAGGACGCGATCAGCCAGGCCTGGCGTACCGCGCTCGATCCGCGCGGCGAGTGGATGCCCAGCGTGCTGCGCGCCGCCGACCAGCGGCTGACCGAGGTCAGGAAGGCCATCCCGGACGCCGGTGCGCTGGTCATCGCCTCCGACCAGGACTCGGCGCGCGCGTACGCCAAGCTGATCCGTGAGATCACGGGCAGCAAGGCGACCCTCGTGCTGTCCGACGACACCGGCGCGTCCAAGCGGATCGACGACTTCAGCGAGAGCAACGACCGGTGGATGGTCGCCGTCCGCATGGTGTCCGAGGGCGTGGACGTGCCTCGGCTCGCGGTCGGGGTGTACGCCACGACCATCTCCACCCCCCTCTTCTTCGCCCAGGCCGTCGGCCGTTTCGTACGGTCCCGGCGGCGCGGTGAGACGGCCTCCGTGTTTCTGCCGACCGTGCCGGACCTGCTGACCTTCGCCAACGAGATGGAGAAGGAGCGCGACCACGCCCTCGACAAGCCGAAGAAGGAGGGCGAGGAGGACCCGTACGCCGAATCCGAGAAGGAGATGGAGGAGGCGAACAAGCAGCAGGACGAGGACACCGGCGAGCAGGAGCAGTTCTCCTTCGAGGCGCTGGAGTCCGAGGCCGTCTTCGACCGGGTTCTCTACGACGGCGCCGAGTTCGGTATGCAGGCGCACCCGGGGAGTGAGGAGGAGCAGGACTACCTCGGCATTCCGGGCCTCCTCGAACCCGACCAGGTCCAGCTCCTGCTCCAGAAGCGGCAGGCCCGGCAGATCGCGCACAGCCGCAAGAAGCCGGACGCCGAGGCGGACCTTCTCGAACTGCCCGCCGAGCGGCGGCCGGTGGTCTCCCACAAGGAGATGATGGAGCTGCGCAAGCGGCTCAACACGCTGGTCAGCGCGTACGTCCATCAGAGCGGCAAGCCGCACGGGGTGATCCACACCGAGCTGCGCCGGGTATGCGGAGGCCCGCCCAGCGCGGAGGCCACGGCGGGGCAGCTGCGGCAGCGCATCGCCAA